The DNA region TGCGTCCCCCCGTCCGGGCGGATCGGCCGGGTCGGCTGCGTCGGCAGTGGCAACGGTGTTGTGGGACATGGGAGTTCAGCCGTTCCTCAGCCGCGGGTCGATGACGAGGTAGAGCAGGTCGACGAGGGTCGAGATGACCACGAAGACCAGCGCCGAGAGCAGGACCAGCCCGATCACCAGCGGCAGGTCCTTGTTGGTGGTGGCCTGGAGGGTGAGCGCCCCGATCCCCGGCCGGCCGAAGACCGACTCGACCAGCACCGCGCCGCCCAGCAGCGAACCGGTCAGCCACCCGGTCAGGGTGACCACCGGCACGGCCGCGTGCCGCAGCCCGTGCCGGAGCACCACGGCCGCCGAACCGAGCCCGCGCGAACGGGCGGTGAGCGTGAACGGCCGCCCGAGCGCCGCCTCCAGGCCCTCGCGCAGCACCTGGGCGAGCATCCCCGCCACCGGCAGCGCGAGCGTGACGGCGGGCAGCACCAGGGCGGCGAAGCCGTCGTCCCCGGCGACCGGGAAGATCCGCAGCTGGAACGAGAACGCGGTGAGCAGCAGGATCCCGATCCAGTAGGACGGGCTGGAGACGGCCAGCAGCTCGGCGAACGAGCTGAGCGCGCGCAGGGCGGGCCGCCGCCCCGCGGTGCCGACGG from Kitasatospora sp. NBC_00458 includes:
- a CDS encoding ABC transporter permease, whose amino-acid sequence is MTTTHPTAATPAAVRPPAAVRVLRAVLRRLLGALAVLLGAATVAFAALQLIPGDPVTVMLGPGTAASPEVKAAIQEQYGLDRPVPVQYATYLGHLLTGDLGESYQLQRPVSELIGEQLGPTVQLGLTALALAVVLALVAAVGTAGRRPALRALSSFAELLAVSSPSYWIGILLLTAFSFQLRIFPVAGDDGFAALVLPAVTLALPVAGMLAQVLREGLEAALGRPFTLTARSRGLGSAAVVLRHGLRHAAVPVVTLTGWLTGSLLGGAVLVESVFGRPGIGALTLQATTNKDLPLVIGLVLLSALVFVVISTLVDLLYLVIDPRLRNG